One Gossypium hirsutum isolate 1008001.06 chromosome A11, Gossypium_hirsutum_v2.1, whole genome shotgun sequence genomic window carries:
- the LOC107937023 gene encoding cytosolic sulfotransferase 15-like, producing MLKPSPLKTGGEAGEKPDDAIVLMLNYNRSSKNTALIPIVGARGSSSKLQQNACVASLRNQFPWDENPLLTFGPHQLVRFFEHDLYLNNPFPDLQNVCVYQPRLFSTHVSYTSLPTSIKDSGCKIVYICRNPMDMLISFWQFMTKVQDGESLSLNEAFDKFKHGIIVHGPFFDHVLGYWKASQENPNKILFLKYEDLKEDTGSHLKNLAMFLGVPFTDDEEKQGVIEKIAKICSFENLKELEVNKKGAHISGVPHTGFFRKGEVGDWSNYLTPFMIECLEKLIQEKLNGSGLTFKLSSKTSNNIASA from the exons ATGTTGAAGCCCTCTCCATTGAAGACAGGTGGTGAAGCTGGTGAAAAACCTGATGATGCCATCGTTTTGATGTTGAACTACAACAGGTCCTCTAAGAATacggctctgataccaattgttggtgcaagaggcagcagcagCAAGCTTCAGCAGAATGCTTGTGTAGCAAGTCTC CGCAATCAGTTCCCATGGGATGAAAATCCATTGCTCACCTTTGGCCCTCACCAACTTGTTCGTTTCTTCGAGCATGATCTTTACTTGAACAACCCTTTTCCTGATCTTCAAAATGTTTGTGTTTATCAGCCAAGGCTTTTCTCCACCCACGTCTCTTATACTTCGTTGCCAACTTCCATTAAGGATTCCGGCTGTAAGATTGTTTACATATGTAGAAACCCCATGGATATGCTCATTTCTTTTTGGCAGTTCATGACCAAGGTCCAAGACGGAGAGTCACTATCACTAAATGAAGCATTTGACAAGTTCAAACATGGAATCATTGTGCACGGACCATTTTTTGATCATGTATTGGGATATTGGAAGGCAAGCCAAGAAAACCCCaacaaaatattgtttttaaaatatgaaGATCTTAAGGAAGATACCGGTTCCCATTTGAAAAACTTAGCCATGTTCTTAGGAGTTCCTTTCACAGATGATGAAGAGAAACAAGGAGTTATTGAAAAAATAGCGAAAATTTGTAGCTTTGAGAACTTGAAAGAATTGGAAGTGAACAAGAAGGGCGCACATATTTCTGGAGTTCCACACACAGGTTTTTTTAGGAAAGGGGAAGTGGGAGATTGGAGCAATTATCTCACACCCTTCATGATTGAATGTTTGGAGAAGCTTATTCAAGAGAAATTGAATGGCTCGGGTTTAACATTTAAACTGTCGTCCAAAACTTCAAACAACATTGCTTCTGCATGA